The DNA window TAACTTACGCTAAGGGGATTTATCAACAGTTACTTAATCGGAGAGCCTGCCTCGCCAATGAGCCCGCAGTGAGTCTCTGTGGTCTTGCCCTTAACAGCCTCGATCTTGACCTCGAGTGGGTCGGTGCACTCCAGCAAGTTATCCTTGGCGACTCTCCGAGCTGACACGGTGTTGATTGTTACGAAGTAGTTCTTGTCGGCCAGCCTATTCCCCTGATACGGCCGCTCTGCCGTCCCCACGGGACTCGGCGTCCTCTTCCGCTCTTTCCCGGCACTCACGTGCCGGGCTGGACTCCGGCGACCCTCCGGGCCTCAAGAGGCTTGTCACATTCGGGTGGCCCATGGGTCACAGACTGGGTGGGAGGGGGCGGGTAGGCTGGGTTGTCTTTGCCCATGCCTGCTCGCACGCTGAGCCCGGCGGGCCCCGGCTGCTCGTGGCGCGGTCTCTTCCTCCTGGTGTATCTGCTGCTGGCGGCCGTGGTGTGGGCGCAGGACGCCTCCACCGGGGCCATCAGCGGCACGGTCAGCGACGCGACGGGCGCGCGCGTGGCAGACGCGCGGGTCACCGCCACCAACCAGGCCAGCGGCGTCGCCCGCTCCACCGCGAGCGACAGCGAAGGCCGCTTCTCCCTGCAGATGCTGACGCCCGGGCTTTACACTTTGCGCGTCGAGGCGGCGGAGATGGCGCCGCTGGAGCAGAGGAACATCCGCGTAGAGGTGGGCGGGCTGGCCGACATCAGCCTGACCCTGGTGGTGGCGGGACGAAAAGAGCAGGTCACGGTGACGGCGGAGACGCCGCTGGTCGAGACTCAGCCCACGGCGGTGTCGTCGATGATCGGGGAGCGCGACATCGAAGAGCTGCCGCTGAATGGGCGGCGCTACACCGACCTGGCGCTGCTGACCCCGGGGGTCACCCAGGACCCGCGCAGCCTGACCTCCAGCTCCAACGGCGACCTGGCCTTCGGGGGGGTGCGCGGCTACCAGTCCAGCTTCCTGGTGGACGGCGCCGACAACAACAACGCCTTCTTCTCGCAGGCGCGGGGCCGCTACCGCGCGCCCTACCAGTTCTCCAACGAGGTGATCCAGGAGTTCCGGGTGTCGTCGAACACCTACGGGGTGGAGCTGGGGCGGACGGGGGGCGCGGTGATCAACGTGGTCACCAAGTCGGGGAGCAACTACTGGCACGGCAGCGGCTTCTACTACCTGCGCGACAGCGCCTTCAACGCCACCAGCCCCTACGTGGGCTTCCAGCCGCCCAACCGGCAGCAGCAGTTCGGATTCACCGTGGGCGGGCCGCTGAAGCGCAACCGGATGTGGATCTTCGCGGGCTTCGACCAGCACCTCTTCCACATTCCCACGGTGGTGCAGTTCGTGGGCGGGGCGAGCACGGTCGTGCCCACGCCGGCGGACTACGAGGCCAGCGACCAGGCGCTGGTCTTCGCCAGCGCCGCCGAGCTTTCCACCCTGGCCGGAACCTATCCCTCGGCCCTGCTGGGGAACGCCGGCTTCTTCAAGCTGGACTGGGCCATCACCCCGCGGAACACGCTGTCGGCGCGGCTGAGCACCTCGACGTACTACGGGGCCAACAACGTCTTCTTCGACTCCGCCAGCCCCATCACCAACTACGCCATCAGCGACAACGGGGAGGAGAAGGTCAACACGCAGAGCGCGGTGGTGTCGCTGACCAGCACGCTGGGCCCGCAGACGATGAGCCACCTGCGGGTGCAGTTCTCGCACGACCTGCAGTCCTCCGATCCCAACACGGGCGCGGCGCTGACCGAGATCTACGACATCATCCAGGGCTTCGGGCGCTCCTCCATCCTGCCGCGGGAGACCAACGAGCGCCGGCTGCACATCGCCGAGACGGTGAGCCGGGAGGCGGGGCGGCACTCCTTCAAATTCGGCGGCGACGTCAGCCTGGTGTGGCTGTACAACTTCTTCCCCTCGCTCTTCGGCGGCGAGTACATCTTCGACAACATCCGGGTGAACCCCTTCACCTTCGTGCCCATGACCTTCGGGCTGCGGATCACGCCGCTGCGCGCGTACGCGCACGAGGTGCCGCGGTATTACATCCAGAACTTCGGCTCGGCGGTCTCGCATCCCAACACCCAGGAGTACGCGCTGTTCGCCCAGGACACGATCCGGCTGACCGGGCACCTGGCGCTCAGTCTGGGAGTGCGCTGGGACCTGCAGACCTTCCACAGCAGCGGCCTGGTCACGAACCCCTTGTGGCCGGACTCGGGCAAGATGCCCTTCGACGGCAACAACTTCGCGCCGCGGGTGGGGCTAGCCTATTCCCTCGGGGAGAAGAAGCCGCTGGTGATCCGGGCGGGAGCGGGGATCTTCTACGCGCGCGTGCCCCAGATCTACAACTCGGCGGTGGAGACCGACAACGGGATCACCCAGAGCCACCTCTTCCTGGACAACGCCGACTTCTTCGACCGCATGGTCTTCCCCAGCTATCCGGCGCCGCTGGTGCCCTGCGCCACTAACGCCACTACCTGCACGGCGACGGGGGCGGCGGCCGGCCACCTGAGCACCGAGATCTCCGCGTTCGCGCACGACTTCCAGATGCCCTACGTGGAGCAGGCCAGCGTGAGCGCGGAGAAGGAGGTGACGGAGCGGCTGGCCATCGGCGTGAACGGGCTGTACGTGCACGGGGTGCACCTGATCCGGGCGCTGGACGCCAACCTGCCGCCCCCCATCGTGCTCAGCTATCCCGTCTTCGATGCGAGCGGGACCACCTTCACCGGGCAATATTGGCCGGTGGCATCGTTCTCCACCTGGCAACTGGTACCGTCGTTCACCTGCCCCTTTCCGCCCTGCATCAACCCGCTGGAGCGGCCCATCCCGCAGGTGGGCTCGATCGACGTCTTCCAGAGCGCGGCCTCCAGCGTCTACTACGGGGTGACGGTGTCGGTGCGGCGGCGGATGACCCGCGGGCTGTACTTCCGCGTGGCCTACACCTGGGCGCAGGCGATGGACAGCGGCCAGGACGCGCTGGTGGCGGGACGTCCGGCCAACGTGCAGAACGCCTACGCGCCGCAACTGGAGCGCGGGCCCAGCGTCACCGACCAGCGCAACCGCTTCGTGGCCGCCTGGGTGTGGGAGCCGGCCTTCTTCCACCACGATCGTCCCACCGCCGGCAAGCTGTTCAACGACTGGAAGTTCTCCGGGGTGGTGACGGTGGGCAGCGGGCGGCCCATCAACGCCCGCATCTACGGAGACGCCAACCAGGACGACAACAGCGACAACGACCGACTGCCCGGCTACCGCCGCAACTCCTTCCTGGGGCCGGATTACTTCACCACCGACCTGCGTCTGGGACGGGTGCTGCACCTTCAGGGGAGATGGCAGATGGAGTTGCTGGTGGAGGCGTTCAACGTCTTCAACCGCACCAACCAGCGGGTGACCATCTCCGACGACGGCTTCCTGAACGCGGCCGGGCAGTTCGTCCCCCTGCCGGTGACGGCCGGGGGCACGGAGTATCCCGGTTCTTATCAGCAGTCCTCCAGCTTCCTGGTGCCCACCCAGGCCTACGCCCCCCGGCAGGTGCAGGTGGCGGTGCGGGTGAAGTTCTAGTCACCAGGGCCGGTTACCCCTCGGGGAGGCGCGAAAATCGCCGCTGGCAGCTACTTCTTTCTTGACTTGCCCCACAAAAGGCTGCCATAACTTACGGGGTCCAACCGGACTAGTTATGGGGGTGTTTTCTCTTTGGCAGAAGTCAGGTTGCAAGAGGGCGAGTCGCTGGAGAATGCCCTGCGCCGCTTCAAGCGCAAGGTGCAGCAAGAGGACATCATCAAGGAGGTCAAGCGCCACTCCTTCTACCTCAAGCCCGGCGAGAAGAAGCGGACCAAGCAAGCGCTGGCCCGCAAACGGAACCGCAAGAAAGCGCGCAAGGAGCAGGATTGAGACGGAGCGGGCCGCGGGCACACGCCGGCGGCCCGCCCGAGCAGCACACCGCAGTCATCAGGAGTCACGGAGTTGAGTGGGGCCCTGCGGAAGAGCGCAGGGAGGGCCGAACCCGGGAGTCGGGCGATTTACGGGCTTTAGGAAAGGTCGTTCCATGGAATTCCAGGACAAGATTCTGAAGTGCGTCGACTGCGGGGCCGAGTTCGTGTTCACGGCCGGGGAACAACTGTTCTTCCACGACAAACAGTTCAAGAACGAACCCAAGCGCTGCAAACCCTGCAAGACCAAGCGGGCCACCATGGTGGGAGCAGCGGCGCCGGGGAATTCCTACCAGAAGGTGGAGACGCGCACCACCTGCTCGCAATGCGGGAAGGACACCACCGTGCCCTTCAAGCCGACGCAGGGTCGCCCGGTGTATTGCCGGGAGTGCTTCCAGGCTCGGCGCACCTCGTCGGCCTCCTCCGCCGCCACCGCCTGAGGCCCGGAAGTCCATCCCACCACCCAGCAGGAACCCAGGTTCTGAAGCGCCGGGGTGTGGACGGCGACGGCGCGGACGTTCGGCATCCTATTCCGAGAGGCGGATGATCATGCAGGCAAGGCCGGGCTTCGCACTTTGGGTTCTGTGGGCCGCGCTGACGCTGGCGCCGGCGGCCTGCGCGCAGACTCCGCCGCAGACACCGCGACTGGGCGAGGTGTCGTTCCCGGTCTCCTGCGCTCCCGGGGTGCAGGAAGCCTTCGACCAGGGCGTGGCCTGGCTGCACTCCTTCGAGTTCGAGCAGGCCGAGAAGGTCTTCCGCGGGATCGCCCGCCAGGACCCGCCCTGCGCCATGGCGGAGTGGGGCATCGCCATGAGCCTGTGGCATCCGCTGTGGGAGCA is part of the Terriglobales bacterium genome and encodes:
- a CDS encoding TonB-dependent receptor, translating into MPARTLSPAGPGCSWRGLFLLVYLLLAAVVWAQDASTGAISGTVSDATGARVADARVTATNQASGVARSTASDSEGRFSLQMLTPGLYTLRVEAAEMAPLEQRNIRVEVGGLADISLTLVVAGRKEQVTVTAETPLVETQPTAVSSMIGERDIEELPLNGRRYTDLALLTPGVTQDPRSLTSSSNGDLAFGGVRGYQSSFLVDGADNNNAFFSQARGRYRAPYQFSNEVIQEFRVSSNTYGVELGRTGGAVINVVTKSGSNYWHGSGFYYLRDSAFNATSPYVGFQPPNRQQQFGFTVGGPLKRNRMWIFAGFDQHLFHIPTVVQFVGGASTVVPTPADYEASDQALVFASAAELSTLAGTYPSALLGNAGFFKLDWAITPRNTLSARLSTSTYYGANNVFFDSASPITNYAISDNGEEKVNTQSAVVSLTSTLGPQTMSHLRVQFSHDLQSSDPNTGAALTEIYDIIQGFGRSSILPRETNERRLHIAETVSREAGRHSFKFGGDVSLVWLYNFFPSLFGGEYIFDNIRVNPFTFVPMTFGLRITPLRAYAHEVPRYYIQNFGSAVSHPNTQEYALFAQDTIRLTGHLALSLGVRWDLQTFHSSGLVTNPLWPDSGKMPFDGNNFAPRVGLAYSLGEKKPLVIRAGAGIFYARVPQIYNSAVETDNGITQSHLFLDNADFFDRMVFPSYPAPLVPCATNATTCTATGAAAGHLSTEISAFAHDFQMPYVEQASVSAEKEVTERLAIGVNGLYVHGVHLIRALDANLPPPIVLSYPVFDASGTTFTGQYWPVASFSTWQLVPSFTCPFPPCINPLERPIPQVGSIDVFQSAASSVYYGVTVSVRRRMTRGLYFRVAYTWAQAMDSGQDALVAGRPANVQNAYAPQLERGPSVTDQRNRFVAAWVWEPAFFHHDRPTAGKLFNDWKFSGVVTVGSGRPINARIYGDANQDDNSDNDRLPGYRRNSFLGPDYFTTDLRLGRVLHLQGRWQMELLVEAFNVFNRTNQRVTISDDGFLNAAGQFVPLPVTAGGTEYPGSYQQSSSFLVPTQAYAPRQVQVAVRVKF
- the rpsU gene encoding 30S ribosomal protein S21 — encoded protein: MAEVRLQEGESLENALRRFKRKVQQEDIIKEVKRHSFYLKPGEKKRTKQALARKRNRKKARKEQD
- a CDS encoding zinc-ribbon domain containing protein, whose amino-acid sequence is MEFQDKILKCVDCGAEFVFTAGEQLFFHDKQFKNEPKRCKPCKTKRATMVGAAAPGNSYQKVETRTTCSQCGKDTTVPFKPTQGRPVYCRECFQARRTSSASSAATA